A genomic stretch from Hemibagrus wyckioides isolate EC202008001 linkage group LG18, SWU_Hwy_1.0, whole genome shotgun sequence includes:
- the oatx gene encoding solute carrier family 22 member 6 isoform X2 → MGFTDLLEEVGGLGRFQLIHITLLSIPGLLMACQNLLNNFTAGIPAHHCTIPNLTTTLNLSTSEEGQISLLRAFIPLAESQLSKCSRYVQPQWHLSHTNHSQAVSPNLTEVETESCKDGWTYKRTEFISTIVSEWDLVCSLRPLKQMSQTIYMGGVLTGAIIFGGLSDKFGRKLLLTWSYFQLAALGTFTAFSSSYLAYCTLRFLTGMAVSGVILNTVSLKVEWIPTKTRTLVGSLSSLFFTFGQMILAGIAYGLKDWRKLHVAVCSPFFIIFLYSWWFSESARWLVLNGRLAEALQQLHRVARINGKDEAMEKITLEVLQSHMQKEVQSSKTVFTVYDLLRTPVMRRISLCLIAVWFSTSFAYYGLAMDLQKFGVNIYLMQLIFGAVDFPAKLVALVMLSFLGRRLTQGTCLLTSASIIFINIFIPKDMQILRTVLAVLGKGFTSASFTCVYLFTGELYPTVIRQTGMGFASTMARIGSMAAPVVLFLDEVFPALPSVVYGAAAILAGLTAFLLPETLNVTLPDTIEDVEEKWSKKTHRFQEQVQSESMTLDTLGQPAEESEDRQSSGLDAL, encoded by the exons ATGGGCTTCACGGATCTTCTGGAAGAAGTCGGCGGACTCGGACGCTTCCAGCTGATCCACATCACGCTGCTGTCCATCCCGGGCCTTCTGATGGCCTGTCAGAATTTACTCAATAACTTCACAGCAGGAATCCCTGCGCATCACTGCACCATCCCCAACCTGACCACCACTCTGAACCTGTCCACCTCTGAGGAAGGCCAGATCTCACTTCTGAGAGCCTTCATTCCCCTGGCTGAGTCGCAGCTTTCCAAATGCAGCAGGTACGTCCAGCCCCAGTGGCACCTGAGCCACACGAACCACAGTCAGGCGGTCAGTCCCAACCTGACTGAAGTGGAGACGGAGAGCTGCAAGGATGGATGGACCTACAAGAGGACGGAGTTTATCTCCACCATCGTGTCTGAG TGGGATCTGGTGTGCAGTCTCCGCCCACTCAAGCAGATGAGTCAGACCATCTACATGGGTGGAGTTCTCACAGGTGCCATTATTTTTGGAGGGCTCTCAGACAA GTTTGGGAGGAAGCTGTTACTCACCTGGTCATATTTCCAGCTGGCTGCACTGGGGACCTTCACTGCTTTTTCTTCATCGTACCTGGCCTACTGCACCCTCCGCTTCCTGACCGGCATGGCTGTGTCAGGGGTCATCCTCAACACGGTATCACTCA aggtggaaTGGATCCCCACTAAGACCCGCACCCTGGTGGGATCGCTCTCCTCCTTGTTCTTCACCTTTGGTCAGATGATTCTAGCAGGAATAGCGTACGGTCTGAAGGACTGGAGAAAGCTCCACGTGGCTGTCTGCTCGcccttcttcatcatcttcctctacAGCTG GTGGTTCTCCGAGTCTGCGAGGTGGCTGGTGTTGAACGGTCGCTTGGCTGAAGCTCTGCAGCAGCTCCACCGTGTGGCCAGGATCAACGGCAAAGATGAAGCCATGGAGAAGATCACACTGGAG gtgctgcAGTCCCACATGCAGAAAGAAGTACAGTCCAGTAAGACGGTGTTCACGGTGTATGACCTTCTGCGTACTCCGGTCATGAGGAGGATCTCGTTGTGTCTCATAGCTGTCTG gttctccaccAGTTTTGCATATTATGGTCTGGCTATGGACCTGCAGAAGTTCGGTGTGAACATCTACCTGATGCAGTTAATATTCGGGGCGGTGGATTTTCCTGCAAAACTGGTGGCTCTGGTTATGTTGAGCTTTCTGGGCCGACGTTTAACGCAGGGCACATGTCTGCTCACCTCGgcctccatcatcttcatcaacatCTTCATCCCTAAAG ACATGCAGATCCTCAGGACGGTGCTGGCTGTCCTGGGGAAAGGCTTCACCTCCGCCTCCTTCACCTGCGTCTACCTGTTCACTGGAGAACTTTATCCTACAGTCATCAG gcagaCTGGGATGGGTTTTGCCTCCACTATGGCTCGTATCGGCTCCATGGCAGCTCCAGTGGTTCTTTTCCTAGACGAGGTCTTTCCTGCGCTGCCCAGTGTAGTTTACGGAGCAGCGGCCATTCTCGCTGGACTCACCGCCTTTCTGCTTCCCGAGACTCTGAACGTAACGCTGCCCGACACCATTGAGGATGTGGAGGAGAAATG GTCAAAGAAAACCCACAGGTTTCAGGAGCAGGTCCAGAGCGAGAGCATGACACTGGACACGCTTGGTCAGCCTGCAGAGGAGAGTGAGGACCGACAATCGAGTGGACTCGACGCTCTCTAA
- the oatx gene encoding solute carrier family 22 member 6 isoform X1, with the protein MGFTDLLEEVGGLGRFQLIHITLLSIPGLLMACQNLLNNFTAGIPAHHCTIPNLTTTLNLSTSEEGQISLLRAFIPLAESQLSKCSRYVQPQWHLSHTNHSQAVSPNLTEVETESCKDGWTYKRTEFISTIVSEWDLVCSLRPLKQMSQTIYMGGVLTGAIIFGGLSDKFGRKLLLTWSYFQLAALGTFTAFSSSYLAYCTLRFLTGMAVSGVILNTVSLKVEWIPTKTRTLVGSLSSLFFTFGQMILAGIAYGLKDWRKLHVAVCSPFFIIFLYSWWFSESARWLVLNGRLAEALQQLHRVARINGKDEAMEKITLEVLQSHMQKEVQSSKTVFTVYDLLRTPVMRRISLCLIAVWFSTSFAYYGLAMDLQKFGVNIYLMQLIFGAVDFPAKLVALVMLSFLGRRLTQGTCLLTSASIIFINIFIPKDMQILRTVLAVLGKGFTSASFTCVYLFTGELYPTVIRSSTHLLRYQHHSECGALTVLQTGMGFASTMARIGSMAAPVVLFLDEVFPALPSVVYGAAAILAGLTAFLLPETLNVTLPDTIEDVEEKWSKKTHRFQEQVQSESMTLDTLGQPAEESEDRQSSGLDAL; encoded by the exons ATGGGCTTCACGGATCTTCTGGAAGAAGTCGGCGGACTCGGACGCTTCCAGCTGATCCACATCACGCTGCTGTCCATCCCGGGCCTTCTGATGGCCTGTCAGAATTTACTCAATAACTTCACAGCAGGAATCCCTGCGCATCACTGCACCATCCCCAACCTGACCACCACTCTGAACCTGTCCACCTCTGAGGAAGGCCAGATCTCACTTCTGAGAGCCTTCATTCCCCTGGCTGAGTCGCAGCTTTCCAAATGCAGCAGGTACGTCCAGCCCCAGTGGCACCTGAGCCACACGAACCACAGTCAGGCGGTCAGTCCCAACCTGACTGAAGTGGAGACGGAGAGCTGCAAGGATGGATGGACCTACAAGAGGACGGAGTTTATCTCCACCATCGTGTCTGAG TGGGATCTGGTGTGCAGTCTCCGCCCACTCAAGCAGATGAGTCAGACCATCTACATGGGTGGAGTTCTCACAGGTGCCATTATTTTTGGAGGGCTCTCAGACAA GTTTGGGAGGAAGCTGTTACTCACCTGGTCATATTTCCAGCTGGCTGCACTGGGGACCTTCACTGCTTTTTCTTCATCGTACCTGGCCTACTGCACCCTCCGCTTCCTGACCGGCATGGCTGTGTCAGGGGTCATCCTCAACACGGTATCACTCA aggtggaaTGGATCCCCACTAAGACCCGCACCCTGGTGGGATCGCTCTCCTCCTTGTTCTTCACCTTTGGTCAGATGATTCTAGCAGGAATAGCGTACGGTCTGAAGGACTGGAGAAAGCTCCACGTGGCTGTCTGCTCGcccttcttcatcatcttcctctacAGCTG GTGGTTCTCCGAGTCTGCGAGGTGGCTGGTGTTGAACGGTCGCTTGGCTGAAGCTCTGCAGCAGCTCCACCGTGTGGCCAGGATCAACGGCAAAGATGAAGCCATGGAGAAGATCACACTGGAG gtgctgcAGTCCCACATGCAGAAAGAAGTACAGTCCAGTAAGACGGTGTTCACGGTGTATGACCTTCTGCGTACTCCGGTCATGAGGAGGATCTCGTTGTGTCTCATAGCTGTCTG gttctccaccAGTTTTGCATATTATGGTCTGGCTATGGACCTGCAGAAGTTCGGTGTGAACATCTACCTGATGCAGTTAATATTCGGGGCGGTGGATTTTCCTGCAAAACTGGTGGCTCTGGTTATGTTGAGCTTTCTGGGCCGACGTTTAACGCAGGGCACATGTCTGCTCACCTCGgcctccatcatcttcatcaacatCTTCATCCCTAAAG ACATGCAGATCCTCAGGACGGTGCTGGCTGTCCTGGGGAAAGGCTTCACCTCCGCCTCCTTCACCTGCGTCTACCTGTTCACTGGAGAACTTTATCCTACAGTCATCAGGTCCAGCACACACCTGCTGAGATACCAACACCACTCCGAGTGTGGAGCTCTCACAGTCCt gcagaCTGGGATGGGTTTTGCCTCCACTATGGCTCGTATCGGCTCCATGGCAGCTCCAGTGGTTCTTTTCCTAGACGAGGTCTTTCCTGCGCTGCCCAGTGTAGTTTACGGAGCAGCGGCCATTCTCGCTGGACTCACCGCCTTTCTGCTTCCCGAGACTCTGAACGTAACGCTGCCCGACACCATTGAGGATGTGGAGGAGAAATG GTCAAAGAAAACCCACAGGTTTCAGGAGCAGGTCCAGAGCGAGAGCATGACACTGGACACGCTTGGTCAGCCTGCAGAGGAGAGTGAGGACCGACAATCGAGTGGACTCGACGCTCTCTAA